In Trichoderma atroviride chromosome 2, complete sequence, one DNA window encodes the following:
- a CDS encoding uncharacterized protein (EggNog:ENOG41), with protein sequence MMLTIKQQSTTYGYKSVHDLPTPPSTSRPSPPLNHQDPSFKPYLVSQNSPVQPMSTSHRGLPPPAAMTLPPQQPSSVGPPPPPPHHSQPPPPPPLAPTSHQAQQPWPSPSAGLPPPPQQWQGAEESMKTWLQAKTEEEKTRQEEEKTRQETLRLEQRRIEMDILRASLNGGIPPPIVPLVFAGMGSGGTLPQAALEWAQQFMAPAQSHHPQLLPPQRPHSPDHPREPMVPSHGVVYATSPAQVTPVQGPGGYAQYPGSPTRPRGQTVSGVIGRPMGVVSNTAGMGNPPQPPGQGPTPVMPPYQGHQGHSHTPSQSSQHDTSPSIYFHHWQPPATQSGSSSNRPGSPSGEAQKKRKTTGGVSQQVPRAPSEDRFRSPPPFAQASSSNPASPSRRSHKRQRSDVSWYRPSNQMYSEDPDRPRARTPPQASSWGPTPREREESRSVKQSVSSLLSREPDDSGGLPRQGPQPPRLEPPTPMPRARGPGDQRAGERGGEPPLPQGEADPRSRP encoded by the exons ATGATGCTCACCATCAAGCAGCAATCGACGACATACGGCTACAAGTCCGTCCATGATTTGCCAACTCCGCCCTCCACCTCCCGACCCTCTCCTCCCTTGAACCACCAAGATCCTTCTTTTAAACCGTATCTTGTCTCTCAGAACAGCCCGGTCCAGCCCATGTCTACTTCGCATCGTGGTCTGCCTCCGCCGGCAGCCATGACTCTGCCCCCACAACAGCCTTCCTCCGTTGgccctccgccgccgccgccacatCATTCTCAaccacctcctccaccaccgctGGCCCCGACCTCCCACCAGGCGCAACAACCATGGCCTTCACCTTCAGCTGGCctgcctcctccgccgcagcaatggcaaggcGCTGAGGAATCCATGAAGACTTGGCTTCAGGCCAAaacagaagaggagaagacgaggcaggaagaggagaagactaGACAAGAAACTTTACGTCTAGAGCAGAGGAGGATTGAAATGGATATTCTGCGAGCTTCTCTGAACGGCGGTATCCCGCCCCCCATTGTCCCTCTGGTCTTTGCTGGTATGGGAAGCGGGGGAACGCTCCCCCAGGCCGCTCTCGAATGGGCACAGCAGTTCATGGCTCCGGCCCAAAGCCACCACCCCCAGCTACTTCCACCACAAAGGCCGCACTCGCCAGATCACCCAAGGGAGCCCATGGTTCCTAGTCATGGAGTAGTGTATGCCACTTCTCCAGCGCAGGTGACCCCAGTTCAGGGACCTGGCGGATATGCACAATATCCAGGCTCgccaacaaggccaagaggTCAGACCGTCTCTGGTGTTATTGGACGACCGATGGGAGTAGTATCAAACACGGCAGGCATGGGGAATCCTCCTCAACCCCCAGGGCAAGGACCGACGCCCGTGATGCCACCTTATCAAGGTCATCAAGGGCATTCGCACACGCCGTCGCAGTCATCTCAGCACGATACGAGCCCATCAATCTACTTTCACCACTGGCAGCCACCGGCAACGCAGAGCGGGAGCAGCTCGAACCGGCCGGGATCACCCTCTG GAGAGGCTCAGAAAAAGCGAAAAACGACTGGAGGAGTGTCCCAGCAGGTACCAAGAGCTCCAAGCGAAGACCGATTCCGATCGCCTCCACCCTTTGCGCAAGCCAGCTCTTCCAATCCCGCATCACCCAGCCGAAGATCGCACAAACGTCAACGGAGCGACGTATCATGGTATCGGCCCTCAAATCAGATGTATAGCGAGGATCCAGATCGACCCCGAGCAAGGACCCCACCgcaagcttcttcatgggGCCCTACGccacgagagagagaggaatcAAGGAGCGTAAAGCAGTCAGTTTCCTCGCTGCTATCCCGCGAACCTGACGACTCTGGCGGACTGCCAAGGCAAGGTCCTCAACCACCACGGCTTGAGCCACCGACGCCGATGCCACGCGCCAGGGGACCAGGAGACCAAAGAGCTGGCGAGAGGGGTGGAGAGCCGCCTCTGCCCCAAGGAGAAGCCGACCCGAGGTCTCGACCATGA
- a CDS encoding uncharacterized protein (EggNog:ENOG41~BUSCO:EOG092D34F6), with protein sequence MDPGESGSDNGFEQPRAIPDDLPKSLDDRRHAGGEFTMPETEMYDGWQGQSQFLTSPVLAKPLNFENLSLNDTTDQDDFAGSGPKDSDARLMEMLAAQAAHRNEAALEDEDAIINNDKMSESEKKDILQRALTMAASNGDTAKVKKLLEGDAKPFVDINLPDDDGTPALIYASCFGHEKVVEALIEAGANVNQQDRNQWTPFMWAMTNRHKVISKLLLDKGASSEQKTSSGRTAFDFVPPDSDMSFYLHDNGYNIGSAGTMGDFYNAGFSQDRFEEEMAENEMRRRLMMESARDLEVDLGNVGMDDQPEPVDEFEEEQQEFDWSRCLHDQMFVFQEHELGRLLDIVVTNMTPQRSPSQKPVPANMIFLSARYAHYHASPDLLRRLLVSAMECINAVVEKSQWDMTILAFWISNATLLLHYLKKDAGLVEATTEFQAQLAELINEIFVLIVRDAERRLDKVLDPAMLEHETIPGFEDIAFQNEWKIFKRKSTVKEQPLEKRFRPPSPKQRAKPAPRNVTSLLSSTLFVLDLYDIHSVITAQIISQLLYWLGCELFNRVMSNRKYLARTKAMQIRMNVSMVEDWARTNNRQAEHYEGGEMNSSGETTMDAAKRHLAPVIQLLQWLQCFSSLDADDLEALVGTLQQLKRMTPQQLIHSATHYRPEVGEKGLPGSAMKYLIAIQREAALKKDRHQSGQTVGAESAPTTPVASNFNGNGPQTPKSVRIKSPGSIKGADSDDEDSTPKSLLLNPAYMLPFALPSVTDMLVSYGAGFGGVNRERERKYIPTVPPEFLEKLEVNGSRNPPMFEEKDWENEEV encoded by the exons ATGGATCCTGGGGAATCTGGCAGCGATAATGGCTTCGAGCAACCACGAGCCATTCCCGACGACCTGCCAAAGTCCTTGGACGACCGAAGACATGCTGGCGGCGAATTTACAATGCCCGAGACGGAGATGTACGATGGCTGGCAAG GCCAGTCCCAGTTTCTCACCTCGCCAGTGCTAGCGAAGCCGCTCAACTTCGAAAACCTGTCCTTGAACGACACCACCGACCAAGACGATTTCGCTGGCAGCGGCCCAAAAGACAGCGATGCCAGATTGATGGAAATGTTGGCAGCCCAAGCAGCCCACCGCAATGAAGCGGcgctggaagacgaagatgccatCATAAACAACGACAAGATGTCCGAgtctgagaagaaggatataCTACAAAGAGCATTGACTATGGCTGCCAGCAATGGCGATACCGCAaaggtcaagaagctgcttgagGGAGATGCGAAGCCTTTTGTGGACATTAATCTtcctgatgatgatggaactCCGGCACTGATCTACGCCAGTTGTTTT GGTCACGAGAAGGTTGTCGAGGCTCTGATTGAAGCGGGTGCTAATGTAAACCAGCAGGACCGCAACCAATGGACACCATTTATGTGGGCAATGACAAATCGCCACAAGGTGATATCAAAGCTGCTACTCGATAAGGGAGCATCGTCGGAGCAGAAGACATCATCTGGACGGACGGCTTTTGACTTTGTTCCCCCGGATAGCGATATGTCGTTTTATTTGCACGATAATGGATATAATATTGGGAGTGCGGGTACCATGGGGGATTTCTATAACGCTGGCTTCTCCCAAGACCGGTTCGAGGAAGAAATGGCGGAAAACGAGATGCGGAGACggctgatgatggagagcGCTCGTGACCTAGAAGTTGACCTGGGAAATGTTGGAATGGACGATCAACCAGAG CCCGTGGACGaatttgaagaagagcaacaggAGTTTGACTGGAGCCGCTGTCTCCACGACCAAATGTTCGTCTTCCAAGAACATGAATTGGGCCGGCTATTGGATATTGTCGTCACCAACATGACTCCTCAGCGGTCGCCATCGCAGAAACCAGTCCCGGCCAACATGATATTCCTCAGTGCCAGATATGCACACTACCATGCTAGCCCGGATCTGCTGAGGAGGCTACTGGTATCTGCCATGGAGTGCATCAATGCCGTAGTTGAAAAGTCCCAGTGGGACATGACTATCCTGGCTTTTTGGATCTCAAACGCGACGCTGCTCCTGCATTATCTCAAAAAAGATGCTGGACTAGTTGAAGCAACCACCGAGTTCCAGGCACAGCTAGCAGAACTGATCAACGAGATATTTGTCCTCATCGTCCGAGACGCCGAAAGACGTCTGGACAAAGTGCTCGACCCTGCCATGCTGGAACACGAGACAATTCCCGGTTTCGAGGACATTGCATTCCAAAACGAATGGAAAATCTTCAAAAGAAAGTCTACGGTTAAGGAGCAGCCCCTCGAGAAGCGCTTCCGTCCGCCGTCCCCGAAACAAAGGGCAAAACCCGCACCTCGAAATGTTACGTCCTTGCTATCATCGACGCTCTTTGTGCTGGATCTCTACGACATCCACTCCGTCATCACGGCACAAATTATCTCCCAGCTCCTCTACTGGCTAGGGTGCGAGCTGTTCAACAGGGTCATGTCCAATCGCAAGTATCTGGCTAGGACAAAGGCAATGCAGATCCGCATGAACGTGTCAATGGTGGAGGACTGGGCGCGAACTAACAACAGACAAGCGGAGCACTATGAGGGCGGTGAGATGAACTCATCGGGCGAAACAACCATGGATGCGGCCAAGCGGCATCTTGCCCCTGTGATCCAACTCCTGCAGTGGCTGCAGTGTTTCTCATCGCTTGACGCTGATGACTTGGAGGCCCTAGTTGGTACTCTCCAGCAGTTGAAGAGAATGACGCCGCAACAGCTGATTCACTCGGCTACGCATTACCGCCCCGAAGTTGGCGAAAAGGGATTGCCCGGTAGCGCCATGAAGTATCTTATTGCCATCCAGAGGGAGGCGGCACTCAAAAAGGACCGACACCAGAGTGGCCAGACTGTGGGTGCAGAAAGTGCCCCAACCACACCTGTGGCGTCCAACTTCAACGGAAACGGGCCTCAAACTCCAAAGAGCGTTCGGATAAAATCGCCGGGTAGCATCAAGGGTGCAGACTctgacgatgaagacagcACTCCCAAGAGTCTGTTGCTGAACCCCGCCTATATGCTACCCTTTGCACTGCCGTCGGTGACGGACATGCTTGTATCGTATGGAGCTGGCTTTGGAGGTGTCAACAGAGAGAGGGAGCGCAAATACATCCCAACTGTTCCACCAGAGTTTTTGGAAAAACTCGAAGTGAATGGCTCTCGCAACCCACCAATGTTTGAGGAGAAGGACTGGGAAAACGAGGAGGTGTGA
- a CDS encoding uncharacterized protein (EggNog:ENOG41) gives MSSFADEVEYKLQAVKATQLGPDEIDTTFRPACIDLVSAGLGGKVLGFSDQWFAEADNLLTPTAPIRQPGKMVYTGAWYDGWETRRHNPEEFDWVVIRLGVASGTVNGVEVDTAFFNGNNAPAISVEGCFSDNDDEVVSWKGGRGKWETILDIRECGPSQRHGWNLNEPTGKQYTHVRLNMYPDGGIARFRLFGHAVPVFPEDKDAVFDLAAAQNGGIAISCSDQHFGSKDNLLLPGRGKDMGDGWETKRSRGKDHVDWTIVKLGAPGYIQEFVVDTAHFRGNFPQKITVHGLSWQGEGEPDIKSGGMG, from the exons ATGTCTTCGTTTGCTGACGAGGTCGAGTATAAGCTGCAAGCCGTCAAGGCCACGCAACTGGGCCCCGATGAGATTGACACGACATTCCGCCCAGCATGCATAG ACCTTGTCTCAGCGGGATTGGGCGGCAAGGTCCTTGGGTTTTCGGATCAGTGGTTTGCTGAGGCAGACAACCTCCTAACCCCAACGGCCCCCATTCGCCAGCCGGGCAAAATGGTCTATACCGGAGCCTGGTATGACGGTTGGGAGACAAGACGCCACAATCCCGAAGAGTTCGACTGGGTTGTGATTCGCCTCGGCGTCGCCTCGGGCACTGTTAACGGAGTTGAGGTAGACACGGCCTTTTTTAACGGTAACAATGCTCCCGCCATCTCTGTTGAAGGATGCTTCAGCGACAACGATGACGAGGTTGTTTCATGGAAAGGGGGCCGAGGTAAATGGGAGACAATTCTCGATATTCGGGAATGTGGACCGAGTCAAAGGCACGGCTGGAACCTCAACGAGCCCACAGGCAAGCAGTACACTCACGTGAGGCTCAACATGTATCCCGACGGCGGCATTGCAAGATTCCGCCTGTTCGGGCATGCTGTTCCCGTATTTCCTGAAGACAAGGATGCCGTTTTTGATCTAGCAGCGGCACAAAATGgcggcatcgccatctcatGCAGTGATCAACACTTTGGCTCCAAAGACAACCTGCTGCTACCGGGCCGTGGGAAGGACATGGGCGATGGCTGGGAGACGAAGCGTTCACGAGGCAAGGATCACGTTGACTGGACGATTGTCAAGCTGGGGGCACCAGGATATATCCAGGAATTTGTCGTCGACACTGCACACTTCCGAGGAAACTTTCCTCAAAAGATTACCGTCCACGGTCTGTCGTGGcaaggagagggagagccCGATATCAAGTCGGGGGGGATGGGTTGA
- a CDS encoding uncharacterized protein (EggNog:ENOG41~TransMembrane:6 (i47-69o75-93i114-133o148-172i192-210o222-240i)) has product MASATGVPETRPSDAEETGFTGGETEPLLGRPGDATQEEGKSAFNNLVLGTGIVAQIGIWLLVILIWASVFTKPLILFSGHPLAQSFAVLVLVQSILSLQPTHTLEQKRWGQRIHALLNVVALLSLIAGVTIIEYNKVKNHNPHFHSVHAYLGVITAVVLLLQYLVGFTMLVTPKLYGGEENAKAIWKYHRFSGYFVLLLLLATINSATGTDYNKNVLKLKLWATLILSILVVIGVYPRIQKQKLGLGRPSLSL; this is encoded by the exons ATGGCCAGTGCTACAGGCGTACCGGAAACGCGCCCCAGCGACGCCGAAGAAACTGGGTTTACGGGTGGCGAGACCGAACCACTCCTCGGCCGCCCTGGAGATGCTACGCAAGAGGAGGGCAAATCAGCCTTCAACAATCTAGTTCTTG GCACCGGTATCGTTGCGCAAATAGGCATATGGcttctcgtcatcctcatctggGCCAGTGTCTTCACCAAGcctctcatcctcttctcagGGCATCCTCTCGCCCAGTCCTTTGCAgttctggtgctggtgcagTCCATCCTCTCCTTGCAGCCCACCCATACGCTCGAGCAGAAACGCTGGGGACAACGTATTCACGCTCTACTCAACGTGGTGGCCTTGCTTTCTCTCATCGCTGGCGTGACAATCATTGAATACAACAAAGTGAAGAACCACAACCCGCACTTTCACTCCGTACATGCCTACCTTGGCGTCATCACCGCAGTGGTGCTTCTTCTACAATATCTCGTCGGGTTTACCATGCTGGTTACGCCGAAGCTGTACGGGGGCGAAGAGAACGCAAAGGCCATTTGGAAGTATCACCGATTCAGCGGATATTTCGTCCTGCTGCTCCTGTTGGCGACCATCAACAGTGCCACAGGAACGGATTATAACAAGAATGTACTCAAGCTGAAGCTCTGGGCGACGCTCATCTTGTCGAttctcgtcgtcatcggaGTATATCCTAGGatccagaagcagaagctgggATTGGGCCGACCAAGCCTGTCGCTTTGA
- a CDS encoding uncharacterized protein (EggNog:ENOG41): MPRQSYSAEKRALFSPSLSTPASSTSTATATATATETATATEAEAPSPTSTTSWTQQLELPTTSFAHWTVDTPDPTAARNGQVTASTTQDRDAHARAQSAMAGRRSSYPFSSLNPPEDSVSSTSSRPFFPRRTTDVNGRGAGDDRQDRVDVDADIDIHAVDDSHNAASSAAFVSSVINGSAEDELPAAGGPKKQLVEYREKLIRDLEHRDVSAQELHLGLPDKARVAPILEDAVLNSPYPTSVFTSTSTESGNTIRGGTTPAPVASTPSYPFPRMTLPPESFGHSSLPQSSAPHAGSSRFSQTLAFEQRGVLDRVLSETSTPRFDFDLSTRRHPAARDF, from the coding sequence ATGCCACGCCAGAGCTACTCGGCCGAAAAGAGAGCCCTATTCTCGCCCTCTCTCTCAACCCCGGCCTCTTCTACTTCAACCGctacagcaacagcaacagcaaccgAAACTGCAACCGCAACCGAAGCTGAGGCTCCGTCTCCCACCTCGACAACCTCCTGGACGCAGCAACTGGAGCTGCCCACCACATCCTTTGCTCATTGGACCGTTGACACTCCCGACCCGACCGCTGCGAGAAATGGACAAGTGACGGCCAGCACCACACAAGATCGAGATGCCCATGCCCGTGCCCAAAGCGCAATGGCAGGACGCCGCTCTAGTTACCCATTCTCTTCCCTAAACCCCCCTGAGGACTCGGTCTCTTCCACTTCTTCTAGACCTTTCTTCCCGCGGCGTACGACTGACGTGAATGGTCGAGGTGCCGGTGATGACCGCCAGGACCGTgtcgatgtcgatgccgATATTGATATCCATGCGGTAGACGACAGCCACAATGCTGCGTCCTCCGCTGCCTTTGTTTCCTCTGTAATTAATGGATCTGCAGAAGACGAGCTGCCAGCCGCCGGTGGAccgaagaagcagcttgtTGAATACCGGGAAAAGCTGATCCGCGATCTGGAGCATCGGGACGTCTCCGCCCAGGAACTGCATCTGGGCTTGCCCGACAAGGCCCGTGTAGCACCCATTCTCGAAGATGCAGTATTGAACTCTCCCTATCCGACTTCAGTCTTCACTTCTACATCGACTGAATCTGGAAACACAATTCGAGGGGGCACCACCCCAGCGCCTGTTGCCAGCACCCCCTCCTATCCTTTTCCTCGGATGACTCTGCCACCTGAAAGTTTTGGCCACTCAAGCCTCCCTCAATCGTCTGCTCCCCATGCGGGCTCTTCTCGCTTCTCCCAAACTTTGGCATTTGAGCAACGCGGCGTGCTCGATAGAGTCCTATCAGAGACATCGACCCCCCGCTTCGACTTTGACCTTTCAACCAGGAGGCACCCCGCAGCCCGAGACTTTTGA
- a CDS encoding uncharacterized protein (EggNog:ENOG41), whose product MLSAEPGLEAWWSTVVQVMREVYKAERVTLAVPADTTDIENVPWGQKATYNEHEQDDLSLEYLARGTSVMQSTENEAIDDTLAESAIGTPLDGPQRPAFASRHSFTTFEENKERSQGGPTMAPQRPSYLRSQTHFPSIQTAAERDNDHTKLNKSTLEQHDCLEEEQQQQQPIPSWEAPLVPKYTGQGRVLPVLQALDYEADPLIDHTGIMRVLERGRPVALTRNYPYLAPAAPTAPTPSSLGQASVLKSGPRTPGHELPRKPKNKRSDSATKLSSIFAGPTGARASPRTKVHFGDTILDDDSPRPPTPKYEEYEQAPPLAMVTISSPVTRSQA is encoded by the coding sequence ATGCTATCCGCCGAGCCAGGTCTCGAAGCCTGGTGGAGCACCGTCGTCCAGGTTATGCGAGAAGTATACAAGGCTGAGCGTGTGACATTAGCAGTCCCCGCCGACACTACCGACATTGAAAACGTCCCGTGGGGGCAAAAGGCCACATACAACGAACATGAACAAGACGATCTAAGTCTGGAGTACCTGGCGAGGGGGACTAGCGTCATGCAGAGCACGGAAAATGAGGCCATCGATGATACTCTTGCTGAGTCCGCCATTGGGACGCCATTAGACGGACCACAGCGGCCTGCGTTTGCTAGTCGGCACTCGTTCACCACCTTTgaagagaacaaggaaagGTCGCAAGGTGGGCCAACGATGGCCCCTCAGCGGCCCAGCTACTTGAGGAGCCAAACCCAtttcccatccatccagaCTGCAGCGGAACGAGACAATGATCACAcaaagcttaataaaagCACTCTAGAGCAGCATGACTGTCTTGAGgaagagcaacagcaacagcagccaatccCTAGCTGGGAGGCGCCTCTGGTGCCCAAATACACTGGCCAGGGCAGAGTCCTTCCCGTCCTTCAGGCTCTTGACTATGAAGCTGACCCCCTCATTGACCACACTGGCATCATGAGAGTATTGGAACGCGGGCGGCCTGTTGCCCTAACAAGAAACTATCCCTACTTGGCCCCGGCAGCTCCGACAGCCCCGACTCCTTCATCACTAGGGCAAGCCAGTGTTTTGAAATCTGGCCCCAGGACACCTGGCCACGAGCTGCCGCGGAAACCCAAGAATAAGCGGTCAGACTCTGCGACCAAACTGTCGTCCATCTTTGCCGGTCCGACTGGTGCTCGTGCGTCCCCCAGGACCAAGGTTCATTTCGGCGACACGATATTGGACGACGACAGCCCGAGACCACCAACGCCAAAGTATGAGGAGTACGAACAGGCTCCCCCCCTCGCCATGGTCACAATCTCCAGCCCCGTCACCCGCAGTCAGGCCTGA